The following proteins come from a genomic window of Bos mutus isolate GX-2022 chromosome 23, NWIPB_WYAK_1.1, whole genome shotgun sequence:
- the ATP6V1G2 gene encoding V-type proton ATPase subunit G 2 — protein sequence MASQSQGIQQLLQAEKRAAEKVADARKRKARRLKQAKEEAQMEVDQYRREREQEFQSKQQAAMGSQGNLSAEVEQATRRQVQGMQSSQQRNRERVLAQLLGMVCDVRPQVHPNYRIAA from the exons ATGGCCAGTCAATCCCAGGGTATCCAGCAGCTCCTGCAAGCCGAGAAGCGGGCGGCTGAGAAGGTGGCAGATGCCAGAAAGA GGAAGGCTCGGCGTCTGAAGCAGGCAAAGGAGGAGGCACAAATGGAAGTGGACCAGTACcgcagagagagagagcaagaattCCAGAGCAAGCAGCAGGCA GCCATGGGCTCCCAAGGGAACTTGTCAGCTGAGGTGGAGCAGGCTACAAGGCGCCAGGTGCAGGGCATGCAGAGCTCCCAGCAGAGAAACCGTGAACGTGTCCTGGCCCAGCTTCTCGGCATGGTCTGCGACGTCAGGCCCCAGGTTCACCCCAACTACCGGATTGCTGCCTAG